From Salinicoccus roseus, one genomic window encodes:
- a CDS encoding nuclease-related domain-containing protein: MEKRKQTKEHQWLRVMAERNGLDESGRRRLGALDIGHAGECEFDGWIEEFGDERWRVYRDVWIDAGGPTQIDTMTVSEAGIFIFDVKNYSGEYAYSGGNWSVNGRPLIKDIFVQLKRSMEKVTFMLGEIDPSVPAEGRIVFINEHLSFEAEGAVQDRVVMRHVLKKHILEMDGAQPRLRMPIDVLCREIEAFFIDCPYPPPRCDASLYLKVDKGVRCHRCGEFEHEMMRYHFRCLGCGYREAKEKAVLRSICEYGVIRNDCMLRVADIHHFLGGTVGERYIRSILIKYFRVAARGRHAAYVNPGEVMEYLFGGMNFRYKDWNQE; this comes from the coding sequence ATGGAGAAAAGAAAGCAGACGAAGGAACATCAGTGGCTGAGGGTCATGGCGGAAAGGAATGGGTTGGACGAATCGGGCAGGCGGCGCCTTGGTGCACTTGATATTGGTCATGCGGGGGAGTGTGAATTCGACGGTTGGATTGAGGAATTCGGTGATGAAAGGTGGCGGGTATATCGTGATGTGTGGATTGATGCCGGCGGACCGACACAAATTGATACGATGACCGTGAGTGAGGCTGGGATCTTCATTTTTGATGTAAAGAATTATTCTGGGGAGTATGCGTATAGTGGTGGAAATTGGTCGGTGAACGGGCGGCCGCTCATCAAGGACATATTCGTCCAGTTGAAGCGGTCGATGGAAAAGGTGACGTTTATGCTCGGGGAAATCGATCCGTCAGTGCCGGCTGAAGGGAGGATCGTCTTCATCAACGAACATCTTTCGTTTGAGGCAGAAGGTGCGGTCCAGGACAGGGTGGTGATGCGCCATGTGCTGAAGAAGCATATATTGGAGATGGATGGCGCGCAGCCGCGGCTACGCATGCCGATTGATGTGTTGTGCAGGGAGATCGAAGCATTCTTCATCGATTGTCCGTATCCACCACCTCGATGTGACGCATCCCTTTATTTGAAGGTGGATAAGGGGGTGCGCTGCCATCGTTGTGGGGAGTTTGAGCATGAAATGATGCGTTATCATTTCAGATGTCTTGGCTGCGGATATCGGGAGGCGAAGGAGAAGGCGGTGCTGCGGTCGATCTGCGAATATGGCGTCATCCGCAATGACTGTATGCTGCGTGTGGCGGACATCCATCATTTCCTGGGTGGCACGGTGGGGGAGCGGTACATCCGTTCGATCCTGATCAAATATTTCAGGGTGGCGGCGCGTGGCAGGCATGCTGCATATGTAAATCCGGGTGAAGTAATGGAGTACCTGTTTGGAGGGATGAACTTCAGGTATAAGGACTGGAATCAGGAATAA
- a CDS encoding calcium/sodium antiporter: MEYILLVIGFVLLIKGADYFVEGASNIAVKLNVSPLLVGLTIVALGTSSPEATVAILAALEGSPGVVLGNVIGSNIVNITVVIGLTALIAPLTVQSETVRKEIPFAMLAAIVLMILMADVALQGAGANIINRGDGIIILLFFSVFLYYVFEMAMKNRSSTVEKVDVDTGESWLKNILFTIGGLIAIIIGGEMVVSSATEIALSLGMSEALVGLTIVAIGTSLPEIMTSVTAALKGKGDMAIGNVVGSNIFNIFFVTGTASTVAPIAAESKLFFDGWVMVGLTVLLLIFSRTHFKIGRREGAVLLLAYITYLVYIIIRN; this comes from the coding sequence TTGGAATATATACTTCTGGTAATCGGCTTTGTGCTGCTGATCAAAGGGGCGGACTATTTCGTCGAGGGCGCCTCGAACATCGCAGTGAAGCTCAATGTATCACCGCTCCTGGTCGGGCTGACCATCGTTGCACTTGGTACGAGTTCCCCTGAAGCGACAGTGGCGATCCTTGCGGCCCTTGAGGGCAGCCCGGGTGTCGTACTCGGTAACGTCATCGGCAGCAACATCGTGAACATCACGGTAGTCATCGGTCTGACGGCCCTGATTGCACCGCTGACCGTCCAGAGTGAAACCGTCCGCAAGGAGATTCCATTTGCGATGCTTGCAGCCATCGTCCTGATGATACTTATGGCCGACGTGGCACTGCAGGGGGCCGGTGCGAACATCATCAACCGCGGTGACGGGATCATCATCCTGCTGTTCTTCTCGGTCTTCCTGTATTATGTATTCGAAATGGCCATGAAGAACCGTTCCAGTACAGTGGAGAAGGTCGATGTGGACACAGGCGAATCCTGGCTGAAGAATATACTCTTCACCATCGGCGGTCTCATCGCGATCATCATCGGTGGTGAGATGGTCGTCAGCAGTGCAACCGAGATTGCGCTGTCACTCGGCATGAGCGAAGCACTCGTCGGTCTGACGATCGTTGCGATCGGTACTTCACTTCCTGAAATCATGACATCGGTCACAGCAGCCCTCAAGGGCAAGGGCGACATGGCCATCGGCAACGTCGTCGGCAGCAATATCTTCAACATCTTCTTCGTTACGGGTACAGCGTCCACTGTGGCACCGATTGCTGCAGAATCGAAGCTGTTCTTCGATGGCTGGGTGATGGTGGGACTGACCGTCCTGCTGCTCATCTTCTCACGTACACACTTCAAGATCGGCCGGAGGGAAGGTGCAGTCCTGCTTCTTGCCTACATCACATATCTGGTCTACATCATCATCAGGAACTAG
- the folD gene encoding bifunctional methylenetetrahydrofolate dehydrogenase/methenyltetrahydrofolate cyclohydrolase FolD, with translation MTAELLNGREIAKEYRAGLAEEVERLKSKGITPNLTVVIVGNDGASLSYVRSKNKAAEKIGMTSDIVHLDEDTSEEEVLSTIDRLNNDDAVNGILVQVPLPKQVSEEKVLEAIAPHKDVDGFHPVNIGRLYTGQRTFVPCTPLGIMELLKHTGSLEGKDVAVIGRSHIVGQPVAKLLTNENATVTLMHSRTKDMTARLKDYDVIVSAVGAPGLVTGEHLKEGAIVIDVGNTVVDEKLVGDVDFDSAKEVASYITPVPGGVGPLTITMVLNNTLLAAKWNNDIE, from the coding sequence ATGACAGCAGAACTTTTGAACGGCAGGGAAATCGCGAAGGAATACCGCGCCGGCCTTGCCGAAGAAGTTGAGAGATTAAAAAGTAAAGGCATCACCCCGAACCTGACGGTTGTGATCGTCGGCAATGATGGTGCCTCTTTGAGCTATGTCCGCTCAAAAAATAAAGCAGCCGAGAAGATCGGCATGACATCAGATATCGTCCACCTTGATGAGGACACATCTGAAGAAGAGGTGCTCAGCACCATCGACCGCCTGAACAATGACGATGCAGTAAACGGCATCCTCGTCCAGGTCCCGCTGCCGAAGCAGGTCAGCGAGGAGAAAGTCTTGGAAGCGATTGCACCGCACAAGGACGTCGACGGCTTCCATCCGGTGAATATCGGCCGGCTCTATACAGGCCAGCGCACCTTCGTACCATGTACGCCGCTCGGCATCATGGAACTGCTCAAGCATACCGGCTCCCTCGAAGGGAAGGACGTGGCAGTGATCGGCCGCTCCCACATCGTCGGCCAGCCTGTGGCCAAGCTTCTCACCAATGAGAATGCCACTGTCACACTCATGCATTCCCGTACAAAGGACATGACGGCAAGACTCAAGGATTATGATGTCATCGTAAGCGCCGTCGGTGCACCAGGCCTCGTGACTGGCGAACACCTCAAAGAAGGCGCCATCGTCATCGATGTCGGCAATACAGTCGTCGATGAGAAGCTCGTTGGAGACGTCGATTTCGACTCCGCCAAGGAAGTCGCCAGCTACATCACGCCAGTACCAGGCGGCGTCGGTCCCCTGACCATCACAATGGTACTCAACAACACACTGCTCGCTGCAAAATGGAACAACGACATCGAGTAG
- the purE gene encoding 5-(carboxyamino)imidazole ribonucleotide mutase, producing MTVGIIMGSSSDWPTMKHAGDMLDTFSIPYEKKVVSAHRTPEMMMEYAKSAKSRGIKVIIAGAGGAAHLPGMVASMTNIPVIGVPIESKAMQGLDSLLSIVQMPGGIPVATTAIGKAGSMNAGILAARMLAVGEPEIYNKLEAYTKSLEEKVEAMQDELN from the coding sequence ATGACAGTTGGAATAATTATGGGCAGTTCTTCGGACTGGCCGACGATGAAGCATGCAGGTGACATGCTGGATACTTTTTCAATACCGTACGAAAAGAAAGTGGTAAGTGCCCATCGTACACCTGAAATGATGATGGAATATGCTAAGAGTGCGAAATCGCGCGGCATCAAAGTGATCATAGCGGGCGCTGGCGGGGCTGCACACCTCCCGGGCATGGTGGCTTCGATGACGAACATCCCAGTCATTGGCGTACCGATCGAATCGAAGGCAATGCAAGGTCTGGATTCCCTGCTGTCCATCGTCCAGATGCCGGGTGGCATCCCGGTGGCGACGACGGCGATCGGCAAGGCAGGCAGCATGAATGCCGGTATACTGGCGGCGAGGATGCTTGCAGTGGGAGAACCGGAAATCTATAACAAACTCGAGGCATACACGAAATCATTGGAAGAGAAAGTGGAGGCGATGCAGGATGAGCTCAATTAG